The following are encoded together in the Dama dama isolate Ldn47 chromosome 27, ASM3311817v1, whole genome shotgun sequence genome:
- the TXNDC2 gene encoding thioredoxin domain-containing protein 2, whose amino-acid sequence MFFVVIHPTKERGNVCMSCFRNPAVCSSVDPWLCCMLCDRCTRLLSENPSKILSSQNPCPEGVIQENPLLQVMSSHVTLQVPAHTLEAFVHEVSNVQRTHVGASEALQAVHTLPPEQSSDTPSSPAQIALPKQGDFLNSSAKAVPSKQADTPSFPEKTILSKKREILNSPQKNILPKQAASPSSSTQTISPKQGDIPNFPEKTILPKKGVILNPPSKTTLHQQANTPKSSEKPTSPKQGDTPKPSAKTILPKKADAPIFPIQTILPNQSYASKFSEKTISTKEGDIFNSSAKVIPSWPADSPNFPAKINPSWQADSPKFPAKIISPKQADSPNSPNQILSPKQTDSPNFPGKIISSRQAVSPKFPLKTTLLNQVGIPTSSEKNISPKQGNTPNFPAKFSLPKKSKTHKFTTKAILSKQGDTPKSSDKTILPKEGETAKSSAETILPKASEIPKSSAEPILPKEGETPKFSAEPILPKAGEIPESSAETILPKEGETPKSSAETTLLKEGQTPKSSTQTILLKEGETPKSSAETILPKEGETPKSSAKTILPKEGETPKSSAETILPKEGETPKSSAKTILPKEGETPKSSAKTILPKEGQTPKSSTETILPKEGETPKSSAKTILPEEGETPKSLEDTVWPPGGNSLQSEEDAEFLDEDMVKVILSKEDFEVALKEAGEQLVVVDFSATWCQPCKTIKSFFQTLSLKHEDVVFLEVDADECEQLVRECKVNCVPTFQFYRKEEKVGQFSGALHEKLETLITELK is encoded by the exons ATGTTCTTTGTAGTTATTCATCCCACCAAGGAGAGGGGCAATGTCTGCATGTCCTGTTTCAGAAATCCTGCCGTTTGCTCATCGGTTGATCCTTGGCTCTGCTGTATGCTCTGTGATAGATGCACCAGATTGCTGTCAGAAAACCCAAGCAAGATTCTGAGTTCCCAAAACCCCTGCCCCGAAGGTGTCATACAAG AAAATCCATTATTACAGGTTATGTCCAGCCATGTGACTCTCCAGGTCCCAGCACACACCCTGGAGGCCTTTGTCCACGAGGTCAGCAATGTTCAACGTACACATGTGGGGGCATCCGAAGCCCTGCAGGCCGTGCACACACTCCCACCTGAGCAGAGCAGTGACACCCCCAGCTCTCCAGCCCAAATTGCCCTGCCCAAGCAGGGAGACTTTCTCAATTCCTCAGCAAAAGCCGTCCCGTCCAAGCAGGCTGACACTCCCAGTTTCCCAGAAAAGACCATCCTATCAAAAAAGAGGGAAATTCTCAATTCCCCCCAGAAGAACATCTTGCCCAAGCAGGCTGCCTCCCCCAGTTCCTCAACCCAAACCATTTCACCAAAGCAGGGTGACATTCCCAATTTCCCAGAAAAAACCATCCTGCCAAAAAAGGGTGTCATTCTCAATCCCCCCAGTAAAACCACCCTGCACCAGCAGGCCAACACCCCCAAGTCTTCAGAAAAACCCACCTCGCCCAAGCAGGGTGACACCCCCAAGCCCTCAGCCAAAACCATTTTGCCCAAGAAGGCTGATGCCcccatcttcccaatccaaaccATTCTGCCCAATCAGTCTTATGCCTCCAAATTCTCAGAAAAAACCATCTCGACAAAAGAGGGTGACATTTTCAACTCCTCAGCCAAAGTCATTCCATCATGGCCGGCTGACTCCCCCAATTTCCCAGCCAAGATCAATCCATCATGGCAGGCTGACTCCCCCAAGTTCCCCGCCAAGATCATTTCACCTAAACAGGCTGACTCCCCTAACTCCCCAAACCAAATCCTCTCACCCAAGCAGACCGATTCCccgaatttcccaggcaaaatcaTTTCATCACGGCAGGCTGTCTCCCCCAAGTTCCCACTCAAAACCACCCTGCTCAATCAGGTGGGCATCCCCActtcttcagaaaaaaacatctcACCCAAGCAGGGCAATACCCCCAATTTTCCAGCAAAATTCAGTTTGCCCAAGAAGAGTAAAACCCACAAGTTTACAACCAAAGCCATTCTGTCCAAGCAGGGTGACACCCCAAAGTCCTCAGACAAAACCATCCTGCCCAAGGAGGGTGAGACCGCCAAGTCCTCAGCAGAAACCATTCTGCCCAAGGCGAGTGAGATCCCCAAGTCCTCAGCCGAACCCATTCTGCCCAAGGAGGGTGAGACCCCCAAGTTCTCAGCCGAACCCATTCTGCCCAAGGCGGGTGAGATCCCTGAGTCCTCAGCTGAAACCATTCTGCCCAAGGAGGGTGAGACCCCCAAGTCCTCAGCTGAAACCACTCTGCTCAAGGAAGGTCAGACTCCCAAGTCCTCAACCCAAACTATTCTACTCAAGGAGGGTGAGACCCCCAAGTCCTCAGCCGAAACCATTCTGCCCAAGGAGGGTGAGACCCCCAAGTCCTCAGCCAAAACCATTCTGCCCAAGGAGGGTGAGACCCCCAAGTCCTCAGCCGAAACCATTCTGCCCAAGGAGGGTGAGACCCCCAAGTCCTCAGCCAAAACCATTCTGCCCAAGGAGGGTGAGACCCCCAAGTCCTCAGCCAAAACCATTCTGCCCAAGGAGGGTCAGACTCCCAAGTCCTCAACCGAAACCATTCTGCCCAAGGAGGGTGAGACCCCCAAGTCCTCAGCCAAAACCATTCTGCCCGAGGAGGGTGAGACCCCCAAGTCCTTAGAGGACACGGTCTGGCCCCCAGGAGGCAATAGCCTGCAGTCAGAGGAAGACGCAGAGTTCCTGGATGAGGACATGGTGAAGGTGATCCTGAGCAAAGAAGACTTTGAGGTGGCGCTAAAGGAAGCTGGGGAGCAGCTGGTGGTCGTGGACTTCTCGGCCACGTGGTGCCAGCCCTGCAAGACCATCAAGTCCTTCTTCCAGACCCTGTCCCTGAAGCATGAGGATGTGGTGTTCCTGGAAGTGGATGCCGACGAGTGCGAACAACTAGTGAGAGAGTGCAAGGTCAATTGCGTTCCAACCTTTCAGTtttatagaaaagaagaaaaggtgggCCAGTTTTCTGGTGCCCTGCACGAAAAACTTGAGACACTCATTACAGAATTAAAGTGA